In Ciconia boyciana chromosome 16, ASM3463844v1, whole genome shotgun sequence, one genomic interval encodes:
- the USP36 gene encoding ubiquitin carboxyl-terminal hydrolase 36 isoform X1: MPGPPGPAMPIVEKLKEALKPGRREAGEDGELGRLLAASAKKVLLQKIEFEPASRGFSGQLELLRGKYVLLNPRAEAAGRHRGPEEGPPGKQGSGRGPGGLGDGVPVPQKVLFPEERLSMKWERIYRIGAGLHNLGNTCFLNSTVQCLTYTPPLANYLLSKEHGRTCHRGGFCMMCIMQNHMIQAFANSGNAIKPVSFIRDLKKIAQHIRFGNQEDAHEFLRYTIDAMQKACLNGCTKLDRQTQATTLVHQIFGGYLRSRVKCSVCKSVSDTYDPYLDLALEIRQAANIVRALELFVKSDVLGGENAYMCAKCKKKVPATKRFTIHRASNVLTLSLKRFANFGGGKITKDVGYPEFLNIRPYMSQNNGDPVMYGLYAVLVHSGYSCHAGHYYCYVKASNGQWYQMNDDLVRSSNIKVVLNQQAYVLFYLRIPSPRKSSEGPVVKAASSLPGRTGGISDPVKKTVTNGPLSSPLMGRRPDVLLGKKLPGPEEVGVPVARSTFGTGPKLPNGTAPPKLPAGSPSPKLPLKATHTATALPDDTAQRPKKPLSFPQPPPASRAVQGFCDTSNASGAKAELPRQSSWESKQPPTSPKLLLEPSPSQEPGGSGENAGTLERDSCGSSAASPAHGAAGKLTKVSQKAKSGTSSFCTSQETDCGTDLPAGPGAEPAAPEDSKPAKLKSSLLASAALELSSTMSPPPAKKLALSAKKGSTPRKASGSDRHAQLHPQFADHTYPTNTTHPESTPWPFGKSRLSSSALKLPNPEKPAFSFILNSAPQLPASPLTNGSTAHPSHHLPPCSREKRPSQVPPGSSKKKQRKQHHGADSSPRAVAVKGKDEVSSPPRKKKNLAQEGSVPLAGKEAAGKGPSSGREAAGCQDLESRPKQQASDPSIYLDTEPISPIKKKKKKRRMEETEEHCSGMLSSGSSRRAETEPWRTKQRRSAEAGAGESEHRKRKRRESLSSPAVERPAANGIDTADGAPAAACAWDSQAGDGYRRCPAALSPQPGHGAGTAPGSQEESSVVEELLRNSLDKAYGKQVLTWEGEISAVSQDAIRDAAWARSETVIDEWDEEFDRGKVKKIKKLKRERRRHFNPFQQLQSKRNFWSVTHPAKVASLSYRL, encoded by the exons ATG ccggggccgccgggccccgccatGCCGATCgtggagaagctgaaggagGCGCTGAAGCCGGGCCGGCGGGAGGCGGGCGAGGATGGGGAGCTGGGCCGGCTGCTGGCCGCCTCGGCCAAGaaggtgctgctgcagaagatCGAGTTCGAGCCCGCCAGCCGCGGCTTCTCCggccagctggagctgctgcgggGCAAGTACGTGCTGCTCAACCCCCGGGCCGAGGCCGCCGGCCGCCACCGCGGCCCCGAGGAGGGGCCGCCCGGCAAGCAGG GCAGCGGCCGTGGCCCGGGGGGCCTGGGGGACGGGGTCCCCGTGCCCCAGAAGGTGCTTTTCCCCGAGGAGCGCCTCTCCATGAAGTGGGAGCGGATCTACCGGATCGGCGCCGGGCTGCACAACCTGGGGAACACTTGCTTCCTCAACTCCACGGTGCAGTGCCTGACCTACACGCCGCCGCTCGCCAACTACCTGCTCTCCAAGGAGCACGGCCGCACCT GTCACCGAGGAGGCTTTTGCATGATGTGCATTATGCAGAACCACATGATCCAGGCTTTTGCCAACAGCGGCAACGCAATAAAGCCAGTGTCCTTCATCCGAGACCTCAAGA agaTCGCCCAGCACATCCGCTTCGGCAACCAGGAGGATGCGCACGAGTTCCTGCGTTACACCATTGATGCCATGCAGAAGGCCTGCCTGAATGGCTGTACCAA GTTGGATCGCCAGACCCAGGCCACGACGCTGGTTCACCAGATCTTTGGCGGTTACCTGCGGTCCCGTG tgaAGTGCTCGGTGTGCAAGAGCGTCTCGGACACCTATGACCCTTACCTGGACCTGGCGCTGGAGATCAGG CAAGCCGCAAACATAGTGCGGGCGCTGGAGCTGTTTGTGAAGTCAGACGTGCTGGGCGGGGAGAATGCCTACATGTGTGCCAA ATGCAAGAAGAAAGTGCCGGCCACCAAACGTTTCACCATCCACCGAGCCTCCAATGTTCTCACGCTCTCACTGAAGCGCTTTGCCAACTTCGGTGGAGGCAAAATCACAAAG GACGTGGGGTACCCTGAGTTCTTGAACATCCGCCCTTACATGTCTCAGAACAACGGGGATCCTGTCATGTACGGACTCTACGCAGTGCTGGTGCACTCTGGGTACAGCTGCCACGCAGGGCACTACTACTGCTACGTGAAG GCCAGCAATGGGCAGTGGTATCAAATGAACGACGACCTGGTCCGCTCCAGCAACATCAAAGTGGTCCTCAACCAGCAGGCCTACGTGCTGTTCTACCTGAG AatccccagccccaggaagaGCTCGGAGGGGCCCGTTGTCAAAGCTGcctccagcctgcctggccGCACCGGCGGCATCTCCGATCCGGTCAAGAAAACCGTGACCAATGGGCCCTTGTCTTCACCGCTGATGGGCCGG AGACCAGACgtgctgctggggaagaagCTGCCGGGGCCGGAGGAGGTTGGAGTCCCTGTGGCCCGCAGCACGTTCGGGACGGGGCCGAAGCTGCCGAACGGAACTGCTCCGCCAAAGCTGCCCGCTGGGTCCCCATCACCCAAACTGCCCCTCAAAGCCACCCACACGGCCACAGCGCTGCCTGATGATACAGCCCAGAGGCCCAAGAAGCCGCTCTCCTTCCCGCAACCGCCTCCCGCATCCAGAGCAGTTCAGGGCTTCTGCGACACCAGCAATGCAAGCGGGGCCAAAGCGGAGCTGCCCCGGCAGAGCTCCTGGGAGAGCAAGCAGCCACCTACCTCAcccaagctgctgctggagcccagccccagccaggagcccGGGGGCAGTGGGGAGAACGCCGGGACCCTGGAGAGGGACTCCTGCGGCAGCAGCGCTGCCAGCCCGGCGCACGGCGCAGCAGGGAAGCTGACCAAAGTGTCCCAGAAGGCCAAGAGCGGAACCAGCAGCTTCTGCACCTCTCAGGAAACGGACTGTGGCACAGACCTCCCTGCTGGCCCCGGCGCCGAGCCGGCTGCCCCCGAAGACTCCAAGCCGGCAAAATTGAAGTCCTCCCTGTTGGCCAGCGCTGCTCTGGAGCTGAGCAGTACCATGTCACCGCCACCGGCCAAGAAGCTGGCACTCTCCGCCAAAAAG GGCAGCACCCCGCGGAAGGCGAGCGGAAGTGACCGCCACGCACAACTTCACCCACAATTTGCTGACCACACCTACCCCACGAACACCACCCACCCCGAGTCCACTCCCTGGCCTTTTGGCAAGTCGAG GCTGTCCTCATCTGCTCTCAAACTGCCAAATCCTGAAAAGCCTGCCTTCAGCTTCATCCTCAACTCAGCCCCTCagctcccagcctcccctctgACCAACGGTTCCACTGCCCACCCTTCGCACCAccttcctccctgcagcagggagaagaggcCCAGCCAGGTCCCCCCTGGTTCCTCCAAAAAGAAGCAGCGGAAGCAACATCACGGAGCAGACAGCAGCCCTCGTGCTGTGGCCGTGAAGGGCAAGGATGAAGTCTCCAGCCCCCCCCGGAAGAAGAAGAATCTTGCTCAGGAGGGCTCGGTGCCCCTCGCAGGGAAGGAGGCGGCAGGCAAGGGTCCCAGCAGCGGCAGGGAGGCGGCAGGCTGTCAGGACCTGGAGAGCAGGCCTAAGCAGCAAGCGTCAGACCCCAGTATTTACCTGGACACGGAGCCCATCTCCCCCatcaagaagaagaagaaaaagaggagaatggAGGAGACAGAAGAGCACTGCTCTGGGATGCTGTCCTCGGGCAG ctctaGGAGGGCTGAGACCGAGCCCTGGAGGACAAAGCAGCGGCGGAGTGcggaggctggggctggagagagCGAGCACCGCAAGCGTAAGCGGAGGGAAAGCCTCAGCAGCCCAGCCGTGGAGCGGCCAGCTGCCAATGGCATTGATACCGCAGATGGTGCCCCAG CGGCAGCGTGTGCCTGGGACAGCCAGGCTGGCGACGGATACAGGCGCTGCCCAGCTGCCCtgagcccccagcccggccaTGGGGCTGGCACAGCACCTGGGAGCCAGGAGGAGTCCAGCGTGGTGGAGGAGCTGCTCAGGAACTCCTTGGACAAGGCTTATGGCAAACAAG TCTTGACCTGGGAGGGCGAGATCTCGGCCGTCAGCCAGGATGCCATTCGCGACGCTGCGTGGGCCCGGAGCGAGACTGTCATCGATGAGTGGGACGAGGAGTTTGACAGAGGGAAG gtaaagaagattaaaaaactGAAGCGGGAGCGGAGGAGACACTTCAATcctttccagcagctgcagagcaagcGCAACTTCTGGTCAGTGACGCACCCTGCCAAGGTGGCCAGCCTGAGCTATCGGCTCTGA
- the USP36 gene encoding ubiquitin carboxyl-terminal hydrolase 36 isoform X2, with translation MKWERIYRIGAGLHNLGNTCFLNSTVQCLTYTPPLANYLLSKEHGRTCHRGGFCMMCIMQNHMIQAFANSGNAIKPVSFIRDLKKIAQHIRFGNQEDAHEFLRYTIDAMQKACLNGCTKLDRQTQATTLVHQIFGGYLRSRVKCSVCKSVSDTYDPYLDLALEIRQAANIVRALELFVKSDVLGGENAYMCAKCKKKVPATKRFTIHRASNVLTLSLKRFANFGGGKITKDVGYPEFLNIRPYMSQNNGDPVMYGLYAVLVHSGYSCHAGHYYCYVKASNGQWYQMNDDLVRSSNIKVVLNQQAYVLFYLRIPSPRKSSEGPVVKAASSLPGRTGGISDPVKKTVTNGPLSSPLMGRRPDVLLGKKLPGPEEVGVPVARSTFGTGPKLPNGTAPPKLPAGSPSPKLPLKATHTATALPDDTAQRPKKPLSFPQPPPASRAVQGFCDTSNASGAKAELPRQSSWESKQPPTSPKLLLEPSPSQEPGGSGENAGTLERDSCGSSAASPAHGAAGKLTKVSQKAKSGTSSFCTSQETDCGTDLPAGPGAEPAAPEDSKPAKLKSSLLASAALELSSTMSPPPAKKLALSAKKGSTPRKASGSDRHAQLHPQFADHTYPTNTTHPESTPWPFGKSRLSSSALKLPNPEKPAFSFILNSAPQLPASPLTNGSTAHPSHHLPPCSREKRPSQVPPGSSKKKQRKQHHGADSSPRAVAVKGKDEVSSPPRKKKNLAQEGSVPLAGKEAAGKGPSSGREAAGCQDLESRPKQQASDPSIYLDTEPISPIKKKKKKRRMEETEEHCSGMLSSGSSRRAETEPWRTKQRRSAEAGAGESEHRKRKRRESLSSPAVERPAANGIDTADGAPAAACAWDSQAGDGYRRCPAALSPQPGHGAGTAPGSQEESSVVEELLRNSLDKAYGKQVLTWEGEISAVSQDAIRDAAWARSETVIDEWDEEFDRGKVKKIKKLKRERRRHFNPFQQLQSKRNFWSVTHPAKVASLSYRL, from the exons ATGAAGTGGGAGCGGATCTACCGGATCGGCGCCGGGCTGCACAACCTGGGGAACACTTGCTTCCTCAACTCCACGGTGCAGTGCCTGACCTACACGCCGCCGCTCGCCAACTACCTGCTCTCCAAGGAGCACGGCCGCACCT GTCACCGAGGAGGCTTTTGCATGATGTGCATTATGCAGAACCACATGATCCAGGCTTTTGCCAACAGCGGCAACGCAATAAAGCCAGTGTCCTTCATCCGAGACCTCAAGA agaTCGCCCAGCACATCCGCTTCGGCAACCAGGAGGATGCGCACGAGTTCCTGCGTTACACCATTGATGCCATGCAGAAGGCCTGCCTGAATGGCTGTACCAA GTTGGATCGCCAGACCCAGGCCACGACGCTGGTTCACCAGATCTTTGGCGGTTACCTGCGGTCCCGTG tgaAGTGCTCGGTGTGCAAGAGCGTCTCGGACACCTATGACCCTTACCTGGACCTGGCGCTGGAGATCAGG CAAGCCGCAAACATAGTGCGGGCGCTGGAGCTGTTTGTGAAGTCAGACGTGCTGGGCGGGGAGAATGCCTACATGTGTGCCAA ATGCAAGAAGAAAGTGCCGGCCACCAAACGTTTCACCATCCACCGAGCCTCCAATGTTCTCACGCTCTCACTGAAGCGCTTTGCCAACTTCGGTGGAGGCAAAATCACAAAG GACGTGGGGTACCCTGAGTTCTTGAACATCCGCCCTTACATGTCTCAGAACAACGGGGATCCTGTCATGTACGGACTCTACGCAGTGCTGGTGCACTCTGGGTACAGCTGCCACGCAGGGCACTACTACTGCTACGTGAAG GCCAGCAATGGGCAGTGGTATCAAATGAACGACGACCTGGTCCGCTCCAGCAACATCAAAGTGGTCCTCAACCAGCAGGCCTACGTGCTGTTCTACCTGAG AatccccagccccaggaagaGCTCGGAGGGGCCCGTTGTCAAAGCTGcctccagcctgcctggccGCACCGGCGGCATCTCCGATCCGGTCAAGAAAACCGTGACCAATGGGCCCTTGTCTTCACCGCTGATGGGCCGG AGACCAGACgtgctgctggggaagaagCTGCCGGGGCCGGAGGAGGTTGGAGTCCCTGTGGCCCGCAGCACGTTCGGGACGGGGCCGAAGCTGCCGAACGGAACTGCTCCGCCAAAGCTGCCCGCTGGGTCCCCATCACCCAAACTGCCCCTCAAAGCCACCCACACGGCCACAGCGCTGCCTGATGATACAGCCCAGAGGCCCAAGAAGCCGCTCTCCTTCCCGCAACCGCCTCCCGCATCCAGAGCAGTTCAGGGCTTCTGCGACACCAGCAATGCAAGCGGGGCCAAAGCGGAGCTGCCCCGGCAGAGCTCCTGGGAGAGCAAGCAGCCACCTACCTCAcccaagctgctgctggagcccagccccagccaggagcccGGGGGCAGTGGGGAGAACGCCGGGACCCTGGAGAGGGACTCCTGCGGCAGCAGCGCTGCCAGCCCGGCGCACGGCGCAGCAGGGAAGCTGACCAAAGTGTCCCAGAAGGCCAAGAGCGGAACCAGCAGCTTCTGCACCTCTCAGGAAACGGACTGTGGCACAGACCTCCCTGCTGGCCCCGGCGCCGAGCCGGCTGCCCCCGAAGACTCCAAGCCGGCAAAATTGAAGTCCTCCCTGTTGGCCAGCGCTGCTCTGGAGCTGAGCAGTACCATGTCACCGCCACCGGCCAAGAAGCTGGCACTCTCCGCCAAAAAG GGCAGCACCCCGCGGAAGGCGAGCGGAAGTGACCGCCACGCACAACTTCACCCACAATTTGCTGACCACACCTACCCCACGAACACCACCCACCCCGAGTCCACTCCCTGGCCTTTTGGCAAGTCGAG GCTGTCCTCATCTGCTCTCAAACTGCCAAATCCTGAAAAGCCTGCCTTCAGCTTCATCCTCAACTCAGCCCCTCagctcccagcctcccctctgACCAACGGTTCCACTGCCCACCCTTCGCACCAccttcctccctgcagcagggagaagaggcCCAGCCAGGTCCCCCCTGGTTCCTCCAAAAAGAAGCAGCGGAAGCAACATCACGGAGCAGACAGCAGCCCTCGTGCTGTGGCCGTGAAGGGCAAGGATGAAGTCTCCAGCCCCCCCCGGAAGAAGAAGAATCTTGCTCAGGAGGGCTCGGTGCCCCTCGCAGGGAAGGAGGCGGCAGGCAAGGGTCCCAGCAGCGGCAGGGAGGCGGCAGGCTGTCAGGACCTGGAGAGCAGGCCTAAGCAGCAAGCGTCAGACCCCAGTATTTACCTGGACACGGAGCCCATCTCCCCCatcaagaagaagaagaaaaagaggagaatggAGGAGACAGAAGAGCACTGCTCTGGGATGCTGTCCTCGGGCAG ctctaGGAGGGCTGAGACCGAGCCCTGGAGGACAAAGCAGCGGCGGAGTGcggaggctggggctggagagagCGAGCACCGCAAGCGTAAGCGGAGGGAAAGCCTCAGCAGCCCAGCCGTGGAGCGGCCAGCTGCCAATGGCATTGATACCGCAGATGGTGCCCCAG CGGCAGCGTGTGCCTGGGACAGCCAGGCTGGCGACGGATACAGGCGCTGCCCAGCTGCCCtgagcccccagcccggccaTGGGGCTGGCACAGCACCTGGGAGCCAGGAGGAGTCCAGCGTGGTGGAGGAGCTGCTCAGGAACTCCTTGGACAAGGCTTATGGCAAACAAG TCTTGACCTGGGAGGGCGAGATCTCGGCCGTCAGCCAGGATGCCATTCGCGACGCTGCGTGGGCCCGGAGCGAGACTGTCATCGATGAGTGGGACGAGGAGTTTGACAGAGGGAAG gtaaagaagattaaaaaactGAAGCGGGAGCGGAGGAGACACTTCAATcctttccagcagctgcagagcaagcGCAACTTCTGGTCAGTGACGCACCCTGCCAAGGTGGCCAGCCTGAGCTATCGGCTCTGA
- the TIMP2 gene encoding metalloproteinase inhibitor 2 yields MPAALPSLLAWLAVLLLGRARPADACSCSPIHPQQAFCNADVVIRAKAVSAKEVDSGNDIYGNPIKRIQYEIKQIKMFKGPDKDIEFIYTAPSTAVCGRLLDTGGKKEYLIAGKSEGNGKMHITLCDLVSTWDSLSPTQKKSLNQRYQMGCECKILRCLSIPCFVSSSDECLWTDWAMEKNNVDGRQAKHYACIKRSDGSCAWYRGMAPPKQEFLDIEDP; encoded by the exons ATGCCCGCCGCGCTGCCCAGCCTGCTGGCCTGGCTGGCGGTGCTGCTGCTCGGCAGGGCCCGCCCGGCCGACGCCTGCAGCTGCTCGCCCATCCACCCGCAACAGGCCTTCTGCAACGCGGACGTAG TGATCCGAGCAAAGGCCGTCTCTGCGAAAGAGGTGGATTCGGGGAATGATATATACGGGAATCCGATCAAACGAATCCAGTATGAAATCAAGCAGATCAAG ATGTTTAAGGGCCCTGACAAGGACATAGAGTTCATCTACACGGCTCCATCCACCGCCGTGTGCGGCCGGCTGCTGGACACCGGCGGGAAGAAGGAGTATCTCATCGCAG GCAAGTCAGAGGGCAACGGCAAGATGCACATCACGCTCTGCGACTTGGTCTCCACCTGGGACTCGCTGAGCCCAACCCAGAAGAAGAGCCTAAACCAGCGGTACCAGATGGGCTGCGAGTGCAAG ATCTTGCGCTGCCTCTCCATCCCCTGCTTCGTCTCCTCCTCGGACGAGTGTCTCTGGACAGACTGGGCGATGGAGAAGAACAACGTGGATGGGCGGCAGGCGAAGCACTATGCTTGCATCAAGAGGAGCGACGGCTCGTGCGCCTGGTACCGCGGCATGGCCCCCCCCAAGCAAGAGTTTCTCGACATCGAGGACCCCTAA